Proteins from a single region of Sylvia atricapilla isolate bSylAtr1 chromosome 9, bSylAtr1.pri, whole genome shotgun sequence:
- the PCSK9 gene encoding proprotein convertase subtilisin/kexin type 9 encodes MSPRALELALVLALAELVLALGAAEEGEAAVGAAPPGPAAFHRAAKASWRLPGRYVVMLRAGGEAEVRGTARRLQARAARRGHLAELLHVFHLLPALLVRMSSDVLDTALKLPHVKYIEEDAYVFAQSVPWNLGRIVRPQPSSGAYSPPNKGDLAEIYLLDSSVQSTHREIEGRVTVTGFESIPEEDGTRFHRQASRCDSHGTHVAGVLSGRDAGVATGASIRSLRVLNCQGKGTVSGTLMALEFIRRTLEARPSAPRVVLLPLAGAHSPALNAGCRRMARTGAVLVAAAGNYKDDACLYSPASEPEVITVGATDSEDQPASIGTLGTNFGRCVDLFAPGDDIIGASSDCSTCFTAQSGTSQAAAHVAGIAAVLLSAQPRLSPAELRQRLLHFSAKGAVHTAWFPEEQRLQTPSSVAGLPTPGRAEEQLLCRSVWSARSGPVRSGTAVARCASTEEMLSCSSFSRSGDRLGEHMEDEDGQKRCVAHSASRGRGVYAIARCCTWPRAECQIQAGSSAAQGAECSPGHHLLTGCSFHSPSVVPGAGGRPEVGPGRGPSRCASRTEAMAHALCCPTASLECQLKEHMALEPEEKVTVSCDAGWTLTGCNTLSQSPGSMGAYAMDNSCVAAAGPGSSSAVAIAICCRRRQ; translated from the exons ATGTCCCCGCGGGCGCTGGAGCTGGCGCTGGTGCTGGCGCTGGCGGAGTTGGTTCTGGCCCTGGGGGCGGCCGAGGAAGGGGAAGCCGCCGTCGGGGCCGCCCCTCCGGGACCCGCAGCTTTCCATCGCGCCGCCAAG GCGTCGTGGCGGCTGCCCGGGCGCTACGTGGTGATGCTGCGGGCGGGCGGCGAGGCCGAGGTGCGAGGCACGGCCCGGCGGCTGCAGGCCCGGGCGGCTCGGCGGGGACACCTGGCCGAGCTGCTGCACGTCTTCCACCTCCTGCCCGCCCTCCTGGTGAGGATGAGCAGCGACGTCCTGGACACG GCGCTGAAGCTGCCGCACGTGAAGTACATCGAGGAGGACGCCTACGTCTTTGCCCAGAGCGTTCCCTGGAACCTGGGCAGGATCGTGCggccacagcccagctcaggcgCCTACAGCCCTCCCA ATAAAGGTGACCTGGCCGAGATCTACCTGCTGGACAGCAGCGTGCAGAGCACCCACCGGGAGATCGAGGGCAGGGTGACTGTGACTGGCTTCGAGAGCATCCCCGAGGAGGATGGCACCCGCTTCCACAGACAG GCCAGCAGGTGTGACAGCCACGGGACACACGTGGCCGGGGTGCTGAGCGGCCGCGACGCCGGCGTGGCCACGGGCGCCAGCATCCGCAGCCTCCGAGTGCTGAACTGCCAGGGGAAGGGCACCGTCAGCGGGACCCTCATGG ccctggagtTCATCAGGAGGACGCTGGAGGCTCGGCCGAGCGCGCCGCgggtggtgctgctgcccttggCCGGCGCTCACAGCCCGGCGCTGAACGCGGGCTGCCGGCGGATGGCGCGGACCGGAGCCGTGCTGGTGGCCGCCGCCGGCAACTACAAGGACGACGCCTGCCTCTACTCGCCGGCCTCCGAGCCCGAG GTCATCACGGTCGGTGCCACAGACAGCGAGGACCAGCCCGCCTCCATCGGCACCCTGGGCACCAACTTTGGCCGCTGCGTGGACCTGTTTGCCCCTGGGGACGACATCATCGGAGCCTCCAGCGACTGCAGCACGTGTTTCACGGCGCAGAGCGGGACGTCGCAGGCGGCCGCGCATGTGGCAG GCATCGCTGCCGTGCTGCTCAGCGCCCAGCCCCGGCTGAGCCCGGCCGAGCTCCGGCAGCGCCTCCTGCACTTCTCCGCCAAGGGCGCCGTGCACACGGCGTGGTTCCCGGAGGAGCAGCGCCTCCAGACACCCAGCAGCGTGGCCGGGCTGCCCACCCCGGGCCGAGCAG aggagcagctgctgtgccgCTCGGTGTGGTCGGCTCGCTCGGGGCCGGTGCGGTCCGGCACGGCCGTGGCTCGCTGCGCCAGCACCGAGGAGatgctcagctgctccagcttctcCCGCAGCGGCGACCGGCTGGGGGAGCACATGGAG gacGAGGACGGGCAGAAGCGGTGCGTGGCCCACAGCGCTTCCCGGGGCCGGGGGGTTTATGCCATCGCCAGGTGCTGCACGTGGCCCAGGGCTGAATGCCAGATCCAGGCCGGCTCCTCGGCGGCCCAAGGGGCCGAGTGCTCCCCAGGACACCACCTGCTGACCG GCTGCAGTTTCCACTCCCCATCCGTGGTGCCGGGTGCCGGTGGCAGGCCCGAGGTGGGGCCGGGGAGGGGACCCAGCCGCTGTGCCAGCAGGACAGAGGCGATGGCACACGCCTTGTgctgccccactgccagcctCGAGTGCCAGCTGAAGGAGCACATGGCCCTGGAACCCGAGGAGAAG GTGACAGTGTCCTGCGATGCTGGCTGGACGCTGACGGGCTGTAACACCCTTTCCCAGAGCCCTGGCTCCATGGGAGCCTATGCCATGGACAATTCctgtgtggcagctgctggccctggcagcagctcgGCCGTGGCCATCGCCATCTGCTGCCGGAGGCGGCAGTag
- the BSND gene encoding barttin, whose protein sequence is MAEEKTFRYGFIILGFFLVMVGMFIMSVEKPQYYITFCVLGVLLVAVGITWSMCQCYPKITFIPADLETQRFLDHKAMVLLQKDTSLITPCPNQEATSTYEKSLPSYEQIQRQVVSSAPPLPTAQPRSRSCSQSAVQARAEIHRELGGAGDPSQDLAPLLEKGAGSSPARPAPGDAPLASLLEEMDTPSLEGSVPGSPTPQSRTLPSSSRSPAGGEHPRAPRKGAGDEEEDLYYGLQEEPDALLKESDGLFEPEN, encoded by the exons ATGGCGGAGGAGAAGACCTTCCGCTACGGGTTCATCATCCTGGGTTTCTTCCTGGTGATGGTGGGGATGTTCATCATGAGCGTGGAGAAGCCCCAGTATTACATCACCTTCTGTGTCCTGGGTGTCCTGCTCGTAGCCGTGGGCATCACATGGAGCATGTGCCAGTGCTACCCAAAG ATAACCTTCATCCCTGCAGACCTGGAGACCCAGCGCTTCCTGGACCACAAAGCCATGGTGCTGCTACAGAAGGACACCAG CTTGATCACCCCCTGCCCCAACCAAGAGGCCACCAGCACCTACGAGAAGAGCTTGCCATCCTACGAGCAGATACAGAGGCAGGTGGTCAGCTCGGCTCCACCCCTACCCACGGCACAGCCCAGATCCCGCAGCTGCTCCCAGTCAGCCGTGCAGGCCAGAGCTGAGATCCACCGGGAGCTGGGTGGGGCTGGAGACCCCTCCCAGGATCTGGCACCTCTCCTGGAAaaaggagctggcagcag ccccgcccGGCCAGCCCCGGGGGATGCTCCGCTGGCCTCCCTGCTGGAGGAGATGGACACGCCATCGCTGGAGGGCTCAGTGCCCGGCAGCCCCACGCCACAGAGCCGGACCCTGCCCTCCTCTTCCCGCAGCCCGGCGGGGGGAGAGCATCCCCGGGCTCCTCGGAAAGGCGCCGGGGACGAGGAGGAGGATCTCTACTACGGGCTCCAGGAGGAGCCGGATGCTCTGCTCAAGGAGAGTGATGGACTTTTTGAGCCTGAAAACTGA